One Solanum pennellii chromosome 9, SPENNV200 DNA segment encodes these proteins:
- the LOC107031059 gene encoding probable ethylene response sensor 1 produces MESCDCIEALLPTGDLLVKYQYLSDFFIAVAYFSIPLELIYFVHKSACFPYRWVLMQFGAFIVLCGATHFISLWTFFMHSKTVAVVMTISKMLTAAVSCITALMLVHIIPDLLSVKTRELFLKTRAEELDKEMGLIIRQEETGRHVRMLTHEIRSTLDRHTILKTTLVELGRTLDLAECALWMPCQGGLTLQLSHNLNNLIPLGSTVPINLPIINEIFSSPEAIQIPHTNPLARMRNTVGRYIPPEVVAVRVPLLHLSNFTNDWAELSTRSYAVMVLVLPMNGLRKWREHELELVQVVADQVAVALSHAAILEDSMRAHDQLMEQNIALDVARQEAEMAIRARNDFLAVMNHEMRTPMHAVIALCSLLLETDLTPEQRVMIETILKSSNLLATLINDVLDLSRLEDGIFELENGTFNLHGILREAVNLIKPIASLKKLSITLALALDLPILAVGDAKRLIQTLLNVAGNAVKFTKEGHISIEASVAKPEYARDCHPPEMFPMPSDGQFYLRVQVRDTGCGISPQDIPLVFTKFAESRPPSNRSTGGEGLGLAICRRFIQLMKGNIWIESEGPGKGTTVTFVVKLGICNHPNALPMPPRGRLNKGSDDLFRYRQFRGDDGGMSVNAQRYQRSL; encoded by the exons ATGGAATCCTGTGATTGCATTGAGGCTTTACTGCCAACTGGTGACCTGCTGGTTAAATACCAATACCTCTCAGATTTCTTCATTGCTGTAGCCTACTTTTCCATCCCGTTGGAGCTTATTTATTTTGTCCACAAATCTGCATGCTTCCCATACAGATGGGTTCTCATGcaatttggtgcttttattgtTCTCTGTGGAGCAACACACTTTATTAGCTTGTGGACCTTCTTTATGCACTCTAAGACGGTCGCTGTGGTTATGACCATATCAAAAATGTTGACAGCTGCCGTGTCCTGTATCACAGCTTTGATGCTTGTTCACATTATTCCTGATTTGCTAAGTGTTAAAACGCGAGAGTTATTCTTGAAAACTCGAGCTGAAGAGCTTGACAAGGAAATGGGCCTAATAATAAGACAAGAAGAAACTGGCAGACATGTCAGGATGCTGACTCATGAGATAAGAAGCACACTCGACAGACACACAATCTTGAAGACTACTCTTGTGGAGCTAGGTAGGACCTTAGACCTGGCAGAATGTGCTTTGTGGATGCCATGCCAAGGAGGCCTGACTTTGCAACTTTCCCATAATTTGAACAATCTAATACCTCTGGGATCTACTGTGCCAATTAATCTTCCTATTATCAATGAGATTTTTAGTAGCCCTGAAGCAATACAAATTCCACATACGAATCCTTTGGCAAGGATGAGGAATACTGTTGGTAGATATATTCCACCAGAAGTAGTTGCTGTTCGTGTACCTCTTTTACACCTCTCAAATTTTACTAATGACTGGGCTGAATTGTCTACTAGAAGTTATGCGGTTATGGTTCTGGTTCTCCCGATGAATGGCTTAAGAAAGTGGCGTGAACATGAGTTAGAACTTGTGCAAGTTGTCGCAGATCAG GTTGCTGTCGCTCTTTCACATGCTGCAATTTTAGAAGATTCCATGCGAGCCCATGATCAGCTCATGGAACAGAATATTGCTTTGGATGTAGCTCGACAAGAAGCAGAGATGGCCATACGTGCACGTAACGACTTCCTTGCTGTGATGAACCATGAAATGAGAACACCCATGCATGCAGTTATTGCTCTGTGCTCTCTGCTTTTAGAAACAGACTTAACTCCAGAGCAGAGAGTTATGATTGAGACCATATTGAAGAGCAGCAATCTTCTTGCAACACTGATAAATGATGTTCTAGATCTTTCTAGACTTGAAGATGGTATTTTTGAACTAGAAAATGGAACATTCAATCTTCATGGCATCTTAAGAGAG GCCGTTAATTTGATAAAGCCAATTGCATCTTTGAAGAAATTATCTATAACTCTTGCTTTGGCTCTGGATTTACCTATTCTTGCTGTGGGTGATGCAAAACGTCTTATCCAAACTCTCTTAAATGTGGCGGGAAATGCTGTGAAGTTCACTAAAGAAGGACATATTTCAATTGAGGCTTCAGTTGCCAAACCAGAGTATGCGAGAGATTGTCATCCTCCTGAAATGTTCCCTATGCCAAGTGATGGCCAGTTTTATTTGCGTGTCCAG GTTAGAGATACTGGGTGTGGAATTAGCCCACAAGATATACCACTAGTATTCACCAAATTTGCAGAGTCACGGCCTCCGTCAAATCGAAGTACTGGAGGGGAAGGTCTAGGGCTTGCCATTTGCAGAAG ATTTATTCAACTTATGAAAGGTAACATTTGGATTGAGAGTGAGGGCCCTGGAAAGGGAACCACTGTCACGTTTGTAGTGAAACTCGGAATCTGCAACCATCCAAATGCATTACCTATGCCTCCCAGAGGCAGATTGAACAAAGGTAGCGATGATCTCTTCAGGTATAGACAGTTCCGTGGAGATGATGGTGGGATGTCTGTGAATGCTCAACGCTATCAAAGAAGTCTGTAA
- the LOC107031642 gene encoding fumarate hydratase 1, mitochondrial, with protein MAMLYAARRLSAGSALSDSLRYTSSSWRLFSTSFREERDTFGPILVPSDKLWGAQTQRSLQNFEIGGDRERMPEPIIRAFGIIKKCAAKVNMDYGLDQSIGKAIMQAAEEVAEGKLNDHFPLVVWQTGSGTQSNMNANEVIANRAAEILGYNRGDKHVHPNDHVNKSQSSNDTFPTVMHIAAAMELNKRLVPNLKQLHTSLNSKSVEFKDIIKIGRTHTQDATPLTLGQEFSGYATQVKYGIDRVLGTLPRMYQLAQGGTAVGTGLNTKKGFDIKIAAAVAEETNLPFVTAENKFEALAAHDAFAETSGALNTVAASLMKIGNDIRFLGSGPRCGLGELSLPENEPGSSIMPGKVNPTQCEALTMVCAQVMGNHVAVTVGASNGHFELNVFKPMIANALLHSVRLLGDASASFEKNCVRDIQANRDRIAKLLHESLMLVTCLNPKIGYDNAAAVAKKAHKEGTSLKEAALNLAVLTSEEFDQLVVPEKMIGPTD; from the exons ATGGCGATGTTATATGCGGCTCGTCGATTATCAGCTGGATCAGCTCTATCAGATTCACTGCGTTATACTTCTTCTTCCTGGAGGCTTTTCTCTACGTCTTTCAGGGAGGAAAGAGATACGTTTGGTCCTATTCTCGTTCCATCGGACAA GTTATGGGGGGCTCAAACTCAAAGATCATTGCAGAATTTTGAAATAGGGGGTGATCGTGAAAGAATGCCTGAGCCAATCATACGTGCATTCGGTATTATTAAAAAGTGTGCAGCCAAG GTGAACATGGACTATGGCCTTGACCAATCTATTGGAAAAGCAATAATGCAAGCAGCTGAAGAGGTTGCAGAAGGAAAATTAAATGACCATTTTCCTTTGGTGGTTTGGCAGACTGGCAGTGGCACTCAAAGTAACATGAATGCTAACGAG GTTATTGCAAATCGAGCAGCTGAAATTCTTGGCTATAACCGCGGAGATAAACATGTGCATCCAAATGACCATGTAAATAAATCGCAATCTTCAAATGATACATTTCCTACG GTGATGCACATTGCTGCAGCTATGGAGCTAAATAAAAGATTAGTACCAAACTTGAAACAGTTGCATACTTCTCTAAATTCAAAG TCAGTCGAATTCAAGGACATTATCAAGATTGGGCGAACCCACACACAAGATGCAACACCTTTGACTCTTGGACAAGAGTTTAGTGGCTATGCAACTCAA GTGAAATATGGAATCGATAGAGTCTTAGGCACCCTTCCACGCATGTATCAG CTCGCACAAGGGGGCACAGCAGTAGGGACAGGATTGAATACAAAGAAAGG GTTTGACATAAAAATTGCTGCAGCAGTTGCAGAGGAAACAAATTTGCCATTTGTTACAGCTGAAAACAAGTTTGAAGCATTG GCTGCTCATGATGCATTTGCTGAAACTAGTGGAGCCTTAAATACCGTGGCTGCTTCCCTTATGAAGATTGGGAATGATATACGCTTCTTGGGAAG TGGTCCCCGCTGCGGTCTTGGCGAGCTCAGTCTTCCTGAAAATGAACCTGGAAGCAGTATAATGCCT GGCAAGGTAAATCCTACTCAGTGTGAGGCTCTCACCATGGTCTGTGCTCAG GTTATGGGGAATCATGTGGCTGTTACTGTTGGTGCATCAAATGGCCATTTTGAGCTGAATGTCTTCAAGCCGATGATTGCTAACGCTCTCCTACAT TCAGTAAGATTGCTAGGCGATGCATCTGCTTCCTTTGAAAAGAATTGTGTGAGGGATATCCAAGCTAACAGAGACAGAATTGCTAAATTGTTGCACGAG TCACTCATGCTCGTCACATGCTTGAACCCA AAAATTGGTTATGATAATGCTGCTGCAGTTGCCAAGAAAGCGCACAAGGAGGGAACCAGTTTGAAG GAAGCTGCTCTCAATCTAGCAGTCCTCACCAGTGAAGAGTTTGATCAACTCGTAGTCCCTGAGAAAATGATTGGTCCAACTGACTGA
- the LOC107031335 gene encoding probable polygalacturonase → MKVLSFFGEEGVSGSRFVNVTMSEKNTIMKRLAVLLLLLVFSHCIVQSETEFEGECKFNKHLKPRPHSVSVLDFGAVGDGKTINTVAFQNAIFYLKSFADKGGAQLYVPAGKWLTRSINLTSHLTLFLEKDAVILASEDFDHWDVVEALPSYGRSIEAQYGRYRSLISGNNLTDVVITGNNGTIDGQGSIWWEKFNSHSLNYTRPHLVEFVSSSNVVISNLTLLNAPGWNIRPAYCSNVVIQNLTVYTPQDSPFTNGIVPDSSEHVCIENSNISMGYDAIVLKSGWDEYGISYGKPTSNVHIRRVRLQSAAGAGVAFGSEMSGGISDVLVELSSLHDSLSGIELKTARGRGGYIKDILISNVVMDNLQVGIKATGYSDTHPDEKYDPSSLPTVSGITFEDIVGTNISIAGNFTGLSESPFTSICLSNISISISSDPSTPWLCSNISGSSKNVSPEPCPELQGSFSSCFALPNPYTEVAVL, encoded by the exons ATGAAAGTGTTAAGCTTTTTTGGAGAAGAGGGGGTGAGTGGTTCAAGATTTGTGAATGTCACTATGTCAGAGAAGAACACAATCATGAAGAGGCTA GCAGTGCTACTTTTGCTGTTGGTGTTCAGTCACTGTATAGTACAGAGTGAAACTGAATTTGAAGGAGAATGCAAGTTCAATAAGCATTTGAAACCTAGACCTCACAGTGTGTCAGTATTGGACTTTGGGGCTGTGGGTGATGGAAAAACTATTAATACTGTCGCGTTTCAGAATGCTATTTTTTATCTCAAGTCCTTTGCTGACAAGGGTGGAGCGCAGCTCTATGTTCCTGCTGGAAAGTGGCTGACTAGAAGCATCAATCTTACTAGCCACCTTACACTGTTCCTGGAAAAAGATGCTGTTATTCTAGCATCCGAG GATTTCGATCATTGGGATGTAGTTGAAGCTTTACCATCTTATGGCCGATCTATTGAAGCACAGTATGGAAGATACCGCAGCTTGATCTCTGGAAATAATTTAACTGATGTTGTAATAACAG GTAACAATGGTACTATCGATGGCCAGGGCTCTATTTGGTGGGAGAAGTTCAATTCCCATTCCTTAAATTATACTCGACCTCACCTAGTAGAGTTTGTTAGCTCCAGCAATGTTGTTATTTCAAACTTGACCTTATTAAATGCTCCTGGTTGGAACATCCGTCCAGCATATTGCAG TAATGTGGTCATTCAGAACTTAACGGTTTATACTCCACAAGACTCCCCATTCACCAATGGGATTGTCCCAG ATTCTTCTGAGCATGTCTGCATTGAAAACAGCAACATTAGCATGGGTTACGATGCTATCGTTCTTAAAAGTGGTTGGGATGAGTATGGGATTTCCTACGGGAAACCTACCTCAAATGTCCACATTAGACGAGTGAGGTTACAGTCCGCTGCAGGTGCTGGTGTGGCTTTTGGTAGCGAGATGTCTGGTGGTATCTCCGATGTGCTAGTAGAGCTTAGTTCGCTGCATGACTCCCTTTCCGGGATTGAGCTGAAGACAGCAAGAGGAAGAGGCGGTTACATCAAAGATATTCTCATTTCAAATGTTGTTATGGATAACTTGCAAGTCGGAATCAAGGCCACTGGTTACTCTGATACGCATCCAGATGAGAAATATGATCCTTCTTCGTTACCTACAGTTAGTGGAATCACCTTTGAGGACATTGTTGGCACAAATATCTCTATAGCAGGGAATTTCACCGGGCTATCAGAATCTCCCTTCACTTCTATATGTCTATCAAATATCTCTATCTCCATTTCATCCGACCCTTCTACACCATGGCTATGCTCTAATATATCAGGCTCTTCTAAAAATGTATCTCCTGAACCATGTCCCGAGCTTCAAGGATCATTTTCCAGTTGCTTTGCTCTTCCAAACCCATACACTGAAGTtgcagttttataa